The proteins below come from a single Pradoshia eiseniae genomic window:
- a CDS encoding tRNA threonylcarbamoyladenosine dehydratase, with the protein MLHQFSRNELAIGKSGLETLKNTSVAILGIGGVGSFAVEALARSGVGRLILVDKDDIDITNVNRQIHALLSTVGQQKVDAMKQRILEINPECDVVALKMFYTEETYEEFFAQNPDFVIDASDTIIYKIHLMKECLKRGIPMISSMGAANKMDPTRFQIADISKTHTDPLAKVIRTKLRKEGIHKGIPVIFSDESPIVPKMEVTKEVGNQDAEIRKAKFPPSSNAFVPSAAGLIAASWVVKEALKDIKLTRVND; encoded by the coding sequence ATGCTGCATCAATTCTCACGAAATGAGCTTGCAATTGGCAAAAGCGGCCTCGAAACTTTGAAGAATACCTCAGTCGCCATTCTTGGAATCGGGGGGGTCGGCTCGTTTGCCGTAGAAGCATTAGCCAGATCCGGAGTGGGGCGCTTAATCCTTGTAGACAAGGATGATATTGATATTACCAATGTAAACCGGCAAATCCATGCCCTCTTATCGACGGTCGGACAGCAAAAGGTTGATGCAATGAAACAGCGCATACTTGAGATTAACCCTGAATGTGATGTCGTTGCCTTGAAGATGTTCTATACTGAGGAAACCTATGAAGAATTCTTTGCTCAAAATCCGGACTTTGTCATCGATGCTTCCGATACGATAATCTACAAAATTCATTTAATGAAGGAATGCCTAAAGCGCGGCATCCCGATGATCTCCAGCATGGGAGCGGCCAATAAAATGGACCCGACAAGATTCCAAATTGCAGACATCTCCAAAACTCATACAGACCCGCTGGCAAAGGTCATCCGCACGAAGCTGAGAAAAGAGGGCATCCATAAAGGTATCCCTGTTATCTTTTCGGATGAGAGTCCTATTGTGCCGAAAATGGAAGTGACAAAAGAGGTCGGCAATCAGGATGCTGAGATACGTAAAGCAAAATTCCCGCCATCCTCTAATGCCTTCGTTCCTTCGGCAGCTGGATTGATTGCGGCAAGCTGGGTTGTCAAAGAAGCATTAAAGGATATTAAGCTAACACGTGTCAATGATTAA
- a CDS encoding FMN-dependent NADH-azoreductase, with protein MNILVVKANNRPDGISTKMYETYIAEAKKEGLNVATFDVFTENMPYFGQDFFNALGKLQNKAELTEAEASLLAAKQKAKDAVAVADIIVFAFPLWNLTIPAPLHTFFDYIFEAGFSFHYNDKGQLEGLMSDKKAVILCARGGVYSTPEMQPLEMSANYVRHAIGMFGMQLEDEVIIEGHNANPADAEKIIAAGLEKVKASVHKLKQLA; from the coding sequence ATGAATATACTAGTTGTTAAAGCCAATAACCGTCCTGATGGAATATCAACGAAAATGTATGAAACATACATAGCAGAGGCAAAGAAAGAAGGGCTAAATGTTGCGACCTTTGATGTATTTACAGAAAATATGCCATACTTCGGCCAGGATTTTTTTAATGCCCTTGGCAAACTGCAAAATAAAGCGGAATTGACAGAAGCAGAAGCCAGCCTGTTGGCCGCAAAACAAAAAGCGAAAGATGCAGTCGCCGTGGCAGATATCATCGTATTTGCCTTTCCTTTATGGAACTTGACGATTCCTGCTCCGCTACACACATTCTTTGACTATATTTTCGAGGCCGGCTTCTCGTTCCACTATAATGACAAAGGACAGCTCGAGGGTCTTATGAGTGACAAAAAAGCGGTTATCTTGTGTGCAAGAGGCGGCGTTTACTCAACCCCTGAAATGCAGCCTCTAGAGATGTCTGCAAACTATGTGCGTCATGCAATCGGAATGTTTGGCATGCAGTTGGAGGATGAGGTCATTATTGAAGGCCATAATGCTAACCCGGCTGATGCGGAGAAAATTATCGCTGCAGGCTTAGAAAAAGTGAAAGCTTCTGTTCATAAGTTAAAGCAGCTTGCTTAA